In Nostoc sp. UHCC 0926, a single genomic region encodes these proteins:
- a CDS encoding amino acid transporter produces MAKSIVSTKRLSRQLIRWLLQEDRRGKERPHRKQEIHRQHPWWQVMCLTGVDYFSTLGYQPGIAALAAGALSPVATLVLVLLTLFGALPIYRRIAAESPHGEGSIAMLERLLPWWQGKLLVLCLLGFVATDFIITITLSAADATAHIIENPLAPNWLHNQTIAITLVLVALLGAVFLKGFREAIGIAVVLVGVYLVLNFIVVSVGLYQILTHPEAIANWQTALFARHSNPLILIGIALLIFPKLALGLSGFETGVTVMGLVKGSSSDTQEHSKGRLRNTRKLLTTAAVIMSFFLLTTSFITTLLIPAAQFASGGKANGRALAYLAHQHLGNAFGTIYDLSTISILWFAGASAMAGLLNIVPRYLPRYGMAPNWARVTRPLVLVYTAIAFVVTIIFRANVEAQGGAYATGVLVLITSAAFAVTLSAHRHREKRARLLFAIITLLFIYTTVVNIIERPEGIRIAGFFIGAIIFTSLVSRVWRSTELRTERIEVDELARQFLAEESQGAIRLIANRLNKGDVLEYFMKEKEVREDNHIPSNDPILFLEIKVSDASEFADVIKVKGVQVGDYHILRAESAAVPNAIAALLLYIRDQTGKIPHAYFGWVEGNPIQYLLRFILFGEGDIAVVTREVLRRAEKNPHRRPGVHVGG; encoded by the coding sequence ATGGCTAAATCAATTGTTTCAACAAAACGCCTCAGCAGACAGTTAATCCGCTGGTTGCTTCAAGAAGACCGACGAGGGAAGGAAAGACCTCACCGCAAGCAAGAAATACATCGCCAGCATCCTTGGTGGCAGGTGATGTGCTTGACTGGTGTAGATTATTTCTCGACTCTTGGCTATCAACCTGGGATTGCAGCACTGGCAGCTGGCGCTCTTTCTCCTGTGGCTACCCTAGTTCTGGTTTTGCTGACGCTCTTTGGAGCATTGCCAATCTATCGCCGCATTGCTGCCGAAAGCCCTCATGGTGAAGGGTCGATCGCAATGTTAGAGCGTTTGCTCCCCTGGTGGCAAGGCAAATTACTTGTGCTGTGCCTACTCGGCTTTGTAGCAACCGACTTTATTATTACCATTACCTTGTCGGCTGCTGATGCTACAGCCCATATCATCGAAAATCCGCTGGCTCCAAATTGGCTTCACAATCAGACGATCGCAATCACCCTGGTATTAGTTGCATTACTAGGTGCAGTTTTCCTCAAAGGTTTCCGAGAAGCAATTGGTATTGCAGTAGTTTTGGTGGGAGTTTATCTGGTTTTAAACTTTATTGTCGTTAGCGTCGGTCTGTATCAGATCCTAACTCACCCGGAAGCGATCGCTAACTGGCAGACTGCACTTTTTGCCCGCCATTCCAACCCTTTGATTCTAATCGGTATCGCTCTTTTGATATTCCCCAAGCTAGCACTGGGATTGTCAGGCTTTGAGACTGGCGTGACCGTTATGGGTCTGGTAAAAGGGAGCAGCAGTGACACTCAAGAGCATTCCAAAGGGCGGCTTCGGAATACACGCAAGCTGCTCACCACTGCTGCTGTGATTATGAGCTTCTTTTTGCTTACCACCAGCTTTATAACCACTCTCTTGATTCCCGCCGCACAATTTGCATCTGGGGGCAAAGCCAACGGACGCGCCCTTGCTTATTTAGCCCATCAGCATTTAGGCAATGCCTTTGGCACAATTTACGATCTAAGTACTATTTCCATTTTGTGGTTTGCAGGTGCATCTGCAATGGCAGGGTTACTGAATATTGTGCCTCGCTACCTACCACGCTATGGCATGGCACCTAATTGGGCCCGAGTAACGCGACCTTTAGTGTTAGTCTACACAGCGATCGCTTTTGTGGTCACAATTATCTTCCGGGCAAATGTGGAAGCCCAAGGTGGGGCTTACGCAACTGGTGTGCTTGTATTGATTACCTCAGCTGCCTTTGCCGTCACCCTATCAGCCCACCGTCACAGAGAGAAGCGGGCAAGACTCCTCTTTGCAATCATCACACTGTTGTTTATATATACTACTGTTGTCAATATCATCGAAAGACCAGAAGGGATTAGGATAGCTGGGTTTTTCATCGGGGCGATCATTTTTACCTCGCTGGTTTCTCGTGTTTGGCGTTCAACCGAACTGCGAACAGAGCGGATCGAAGTTGACGAACTTGCTCGCCAATTCCTTGCCGAAGAAAGCCAGGGAGCAATCCGGCTGATTGCTAATCGATTGAATAAGGGCGATGTCCTAGAGTATTTTATGAAAGAGAAAGAGGTACGCGAGGACAACCACATTCCATCCAACGATCCAATTCTGTTTCTAGAAATTAAGGTATCCGATGCTTCGGAATTTGCGGATGTGATCAAAGTAAAAGGGGTGCAAGTTGGTGATTACCACATCCTCCGGGCTGAAAGTGCAGCAGTACCTAACGCGATCGCGGCTTTACTGCTCTATATTCGTGACCAAACAGGTAAGATTCCCCATGCTTACTTCGGCTGGGTTGAGGGCAACCCCATACAATACTTACTGCGTTTTATCTTGTTTGGGGAGGGTGATATTGCTGTGGTCACCCGTGAAGTACTCCGTCGGGCTGAAAAGAATCCCCACAGGCGTCCTGGCGTTCATGTCGGTGGGTAA
- a CDS encoding glycosyltransferase family 39 protein, with the protein MRQSKYYFFVFIIIIISIFLRFFLLQNQSLWFDEGWSLALSDGRTFQENLSGIINREAGDKYQPLYYLVLFYWRSAFGDSEFAIRSLSALLGVGSVIAIFFTSLRVYGKKHALWSSMLLAVSSFSVFYSQDARPYALLIFITTLQIYFFSHSIKEDKSNKIISQVFFGIFTAIGSFGSILTIIFSLSLSLSHAIVYKNFKEWIKWWIPAVIFSFPMIWFYLSSPAVSDPTATAVTRTGLPIVQNILFVIYGILVGTSYGPPLEQLRGEEKIKVLLSYWPHFLILIIVISVIFIALVTSLLRQHKIKKYQQADYLFTSLLVTSFLIAFIFALVTKINWLPRHSFYLCIPAFILIPSAFLHNSYRQNKLDILPQVAKLATVSLIIMNVYSNFQYYLNPAYAKDDYRSAVHYLLQHRDKSAKSVLFFGQPKLFQYYGDSSTLYAPEYILKTMNGKNLAEKVSTITKNADPVFVITNREFYWGLKDVFKREMSDLYSLEEEVDWPYMKIYRFTRKK; encoded by the coding sequence ATGAGACAGTCAAAATACTATTTTTTTGTTTTTATTATTATCATAATTAGCATCTTTCTGCGTTTCTTTTTGTTGCAAAATCAAAGTCTTTGGTTTGATGAAGGCTGGAGTCTAGCTTTATCTGATGGTAGAACCTTTCAAGAAAATCTCTCCGGAATTATAAATCGAGAAGCTGGTGACAAATACCAACCGCTTTATTATTTAGTCTTGTTCTATTGGCGTTCAGCTTTTGGAGATAGTGAATTTGCCATTCGATCGCTCTCAGCTTTGCTAGGAGTCGGCTCAGTCATTGCCATATTCTTTACTAGCCTACGTGTTTATGGAAAAAAACATGCCTTATGGTCGTCCATGCTCCTTGCTGTTAGTTCTTTCAGCGTGTTCTACAGCCAAGATGCTAGACCTTATGCGTTATTAATATTTATAACCACACTTCAGATATATTTTTTTAGTCATTCAATTAAAGAAGATAAGAGTAATAAGATTATTTCACAAGTGTTTTTTGGAATCTTTACTGCCATAGGAAGTTTTGGCAGTATTTTGACAATAATCTTTAGTTTATCGCTGAGTTTATCTCATGCTATTGTTTATAAAAACTTCAAAGAATGGATCAAATGGTGGATACCTGCGGTAATTTTTTCTTTTCCAATGATTTGGTTCTACTTGTCTTCACCTGCTGTATCTGATCCGACAGCTACTGCTGTTACTCGGACTGGATTACCCATAGTTCAAAACATTCTTTTTGTGATCTACGGTATATTGGTTGGGACATCCTATGGGCCGCCACTGGAGCAATTACGGGGTGAGGAAAAGATAAAGGTTTTACTTAGTTACTGGCCCCATTTCCTAATCCTTATTATTGTGATTAGTGTAATTTTTATAGCTTTAGTAACAAGTTTATTGAGACAGCATAAGATAAAAAAATATCAGCAGGCTGATTACTTATTTACATCTCTTTTAGTTACATCATTTTTAATAGCTTTTATCTTTGCTCTGGTAACCAAAATTAATTGGCTACCGCGTCACTCTTTTTATCTATGTATACCAGCTTTTATTCTAATACCATCAGCGTTTCTACATAACTCTTACCGTCAGAATAAACTTGATATATTGCCTCAAGTTGCCAAGTTAGCTACTGTTTCTTTGATAATTATGAATGTTTATTCAAATTTTCAATACTATTTAAATCCAGCCTATGCAAAAGACGACTATCGCTCGGCTGTTCACTACCTTTTACAACATCGAGATAAATCAGCAAAATCTGTATTGTTCTTTGGACAGCCTAAATTATTCCAATATTATGGAGATTCATCGACTTTATATGCACCAGAATATATTCTTAAAACAATGAATGGTAAAAATCTTGCAGAAAAAGTTAGTACAATAACCAAAAATGCAGATCCAGTTTTTGTGATAACTAATCGCGAATTTTATTGGGGACTCAAAGATGTTTTTAAAAGAGAAATGAGTGATTTATATAGCTTGGAAGAAGAGGTTGATTGGCCTTATATGAAAATATATCGATTTACAAGGAAGAAATAG
- a CDS encoding histidine triad nucleotide-binding protein, translating into MSEATETIFSKIIRREIPADIVYEDNLALAFKDIHPQAPVHILVIPKKPIATLADAQSEDHALLGHLFLTAKRVAEEAGLKNGYRVVINIGDDGGQTVDHLHVHILGGRQLSWPPG; encoded by the coding sequence ATGAGTGAAGCTACAGAAACGATTTTCAGCAAAATCATTCGTCGGGAAATTCCCGCTGATATTGTTTATGAGGATAATTTGGCCCTAGCATTCAAAGATATCCATCCCCAAGCACCCGTTCACATCCTCGTCATTCCCAAAAAACCCATTGCGACACTAGCTGATGCTCAATCTGAGGATCATGCTCTGTTGGGGCATCTTTTCTTAACCGCCAAACGTGTTGCCGAAGAAGCTGGACTGAAAAATGGTTATCGAGTTGTCATCAACATTGGTGATGACGGCGGCCAAACAGTCGATCACTTACATGTGCATATTTTGGGAGGACGGCAGTTGAGCTGGCCCCCTGGTTGA
- the aroC gene encoding chorismate synthase: MGNTFGHLFRISTFGESHGGGVGVVIDGCPPQLEISAEEIQAELDRRRPGQSKITTPRKEADTCEILSGVFEGKTLGTPIAILVRNQDTRPQDYDEMAEKYRPSHADATYDAKYGIRNWQGGGRSSARETIGRVAAGAIAKKILRQVANVEIIAYVKRIKDLEGVVDPNTVTLEQVESNIVRCPDSECSDRMIELIEQIGRQGDSIGGVVECVARNLPKGLGEPVFDKLEADIAKGVMSLPASKGFEIGSGFGGTLLTGIEHNDEFYIDQNGEIRTLTNRSGGIQGGISNGENIILRVAFKPTATIRKEQKTVTREGEETLLAAKGRHDPCVLPRAVPMVEAMVALVLCDHLLRHHGQCKVL; the protein is encoded by the coding sequence ATGGGCAACACTTTTGGTCATCTATTTCGCATCAGTACTTTTGGCGAGTCTCACGGCGGCGGTGTGGGGGTTGTGATTGATGGTTGTCCTCCACAACTAGAAATTTCGGCAGAAGAAATTCAAGCAGAACTAGATAGAAGGCGTCCCGGACAAAGTAAAATTACGACCCCTCGCAAAGAAGCGGATACCTGCGAGATTTTATCGGGGGTATTTGAAGGCAAAACACTAGGAACGCCTATAGCAATTTTGGTACGTAATCAAGATACTCGTCCCCAAGATTACGACGAGATGGCCGAGAAGTATCGGCCTTCTCACGCGGATGCAACTTATGATGCAAAATATGGCATTCGCAATTGGCAAGGTGGGGGTAGGTCGTCAGCGCGTGAGACAATTGGAAGAGTAGCAGCAGGTGCGATCGCTAAAAAAATTCTCCGCCAAGTCGCCAATGTTGAAATTATCGCTTACGTTAAGCGCATCAAAGACTTGGAAGGTGTAGTTGATCCAAATACTGTCACCTTAGAACAAGTGGAAAGCAATATCGTCCGCTGTCCCGATTCGGAATGCAGCGATCGCATGATTGAATTAATTGAGCAAATAGGTAGACAAGGGGATTCTATTGGCGGTGTAGTAGAATGTGTGGCGCGAAATCTGCCGAAAGGTTTGGGCGAACCAGTATTTGATAAATTAGAAGCTGATATCGCTAAGGGTGTCATGTCTCTCCCTGCTAGCAAAGGCTTTGAAATTGGTTCCGGTTTTGGGGGAACGCTGCTAACGGGAATTGAGCATAACGACGAATTTTATATTGATCAAAATGGTGAAATCCGCACACTAACAAATCGTTCTGGTGGTATTCAAGGGGGAATTTCCAACGGGGAAAATATCATTTTGCGAGTTGCATTTAAGCCGACAGCAACAATTAGAAAAGAGCAGAAAACTGTAACTCGTGAGGGCGAAGAAACGCTATTAGCAGCGAAAGGACGCCATGATCCTTGTGTATTACCGCGTGCAGTTCCAATGGTTGAAGCAATGGTGGCGTTGGTGCTGTGTGACCATTTGTTACGGCATCATGGACAGTGTAAGGTTTTGTAG
- a CDS encoding sensor histidine kinase: protein MNSLNHAYQPHESGQLRIEVKQQGNRVVIQYSDDGCGIPPENLNKIFEPFFTTARQQEGSGLGLHIVYNLVTQKLQGTIDVNSAVEKGTLFIVTLPLSTND from the coding sequence ATGAATTCCTTGAATCATGCCTATCAACCTCACGAATCAGGGCAGTTGCGTATTGAGGTGAAACAACAAGGCAATCGCGTTGTGATTCAATATAGCGACGATGGTTGCGGCATTCCGCCAGAAAACTTAAACAAAATTTTTGAGCCTTTCTTTACCACCGCTAGACAGCAGGAAGGCAGTGGTTTAGGTCTGCACATTGTCTACAACTTGGTCACTCAAAAGCTACAAGGGACTATTGATGTTAACAGCGCAGTAGAAAAGGGAACCCTATTTATAGTGACACTACCTCTGTCTACGAACGATTAA
- a CDS encoding hybrid sensor histidine kinase/response regulator: protein MLNDPHISLSLTDDEVFVFEDDEEPISNKTQLTPLQVVPQAQETSEGWKMMIVDDDFEVHQATKLALRSFTFEDKPLTFLSAFSETEAKKLIAVHPDTAFILLDVVMETNDAGLRVIQYIREELKNQIVRVILCTGQPGDAPEEWVILNYDINDYKLKVELTRQKLITSAIAALRSYRDLITIEQQTAQLAQALHDLQQIQYSIVQKEKMSALGNLVTAIAHEINNPINFIAGNMKPAQEYIHDLLALIDLYRQTFPDPGAEIEEAIATIDLDYLQEDLPKLISSLKEGSDRIRGISASLRTFSRGDSDCKVPFNIHDGIESTLLILKHRLKAHEHHPAIDIVKDYGEIPQLECFPGQLNQVFMNLIANAIDALEESNKERSLQQITDNPNRITIVTTLSEDRHHVLIRIQDNGMGMSENVKQKLFGYLFTTKGVGKGTGLGLTISRQIVEEKHGGQLTVTSELGKGTELAIAIPVARRD from the coding sequence ATGCTTAACGATCCCCATATATCTCTCTCACTAACAGACGATGAAGTATTCGTGTTTGAAGATGATGAAGAGCCGATAAGTAATAAAACTCAATTAACTCCGTTGCAGGTAGTCCCTCAGGCACAAGAGACTTCTGAAGGGTGGAAAATGATGATTGTGGACGATGATTTTGAAGTCCACCAGGCGACTAAGCTAGCTTTGAGAAGTTTTACCTTTGAAGACAAACCTTTAACTTTCCTCTCTGCTTTTTCGGAAACAGAAGCCAAAAAGCTGATTGCAGTCCACCCAGATACCGCATTTATTTTATTAGATGTGGTTATGGAAACCAATGATGCTGGGTTAAGGGTAATTCAGTACATTCGGGAGGAGTTGAAAAATCAGATTGTGCGGGTGATTTTATGCACAGGACAACCAGGAGATGCGCCAGAGGAATGGGTGATTTTGAACTATGACATCAATGATTATAAGCTGAAGGTTGAACTGACTCGCCAAAAGTTAATTACAAGTGCGATCGCTGCTTTAAGGTCATACCGCGATTTAATCACCATAGAACAACAAACAGCACAATTAGCTCAAGCATTGCACGACCTGCAACAGATACAATACAGTATCGTGCAAAAGGAAAAAATGTCGGCACTGGGTAATCTCGTTACAGCTATTGCCCACGAGATTAATAACCCGATTAACTTTATTGCAGGCAATATGAAACCTGCTCAAGAATATATTCACGACTTGTTGGCACTAATCGACCTTTATCGGCAAACCTTTCCTGATCCGGGAGCAGAAATTGAGGAAGCGATCGCCACAATCGATTTAGACTATCTCCAAGAAGATTTGCCTAAACTCATTTCTTCCCTAAAAGAAGGTAGCGATCGCATCCGTGGTATTAGCGCCAGTCTTCGCACCTTCTCCAGGGGAGACAGCGATTGCAAAGTTCCTTTTAATATTCATGATGGCATTGAAAGTACATTACTCATCCTGAAGCACCGATTAAAAGCCCATGAGCATCATCCTGCTATTGATATAGTCAAAGATTACGGGGAAATACCTCAATTAGAATGCTTCCCTGGACAACTCAACCAAGTGTTTATGAATCTCATCGCCAACGCCATTGATGCTTTGGAAGAATCTAACAAGGAGCGTAGTTTACAACAAATCACAGACAATCCCAATCGGATCACAATTGTCACCACACTATCTGAAGATCGGCATCATGTCTTGATCCGAATTCAAGACAATGGCATGGGAATGTCCGAAAATGTCAAGCAAAAACTGTTTGGTTACTTATTCACCACCAAGGGAGTAGGGAAAGGTACAGGTTTGGGATTAACGATTTCCCGCCAGATTGTGGAAGAAAAACATGGTGGACAACTCACAGTGACATCGGAATTAGGCAAAGGCACAGAATTAGCGATCGCCATTCCAGTGGCAAGACGCGATTAA
- a CDS encoding DUF3288 family protein: MTEATVGKDQQHPLYNRDRPLIDILLAQEATDYNLAELARLQMRYQGFPGARDIQKDLDKVLQQWGLTEAELFEKTRKIHDLGGIYKSRGKKDEQDWN; this comes from the coding sequence ATGACTGAAGCAACGGTCGGTAAAGACCAACAACATCCTCTTTATAACCGCGATCGCCCTCTTATTGATATCTTACTCGCTCAAGAGGCCACAGACTATAACTTAGCAGAATTAGCTAGACTGCAAATGCGTTATCAAGGGTTTCCAGGGGCGAGAGATATCCAAAAAGACCTAGATAAAGTCTTGCAGCAGTGGGGTTTGACCGAAGCCGAGCTTTTTGAGAAAACTCGCAAAATTCACGATTTGGGGGGAATTTACAAAAGTCGCGGTAAAAAGGACGAGCAAGATTGGAATTAG
- a CDS encoding ATP-dependent Clp protease ATP-binding subunit codes for MFEHFTSEAIRVIMLAQEEARRLGHNFVGTEQILLGLMGEGTGVAAKVLAELGVTLKDARREVEKIIGRGSGFVPPEIPFTPKVKSLFEQSFKEAHSLGQNYINTEHLLLGLTEAGEGVAAKVLQNLGVDFKSVRSAIVRRLGENAPAFAGGGNQKRTQPLTMEEFGRNLTKLAQEGKLDPVVGREKEIERAIQILGRRTKNNPVLIGEPGVGKTAIAEGLAQRIINQDVPETLQDKQVISLDMGSLVAGTRFRGDFEERIKKVVEEVRTVGNIILVIDEIHTLVGAGGTEGGLDAANILKPALARGELQCIGATTLDEYRKHIERDAALERRFQPIMVGEPSVEETIQILYGLRGAYEQHHKVTILDAALVAAAQLSDRYISDRFLPDKAIDLIDEAGSRVRLRNSQSSPNKELKRELTGVTKAKEAAVRVQDFDKAGSLRDQELELAEQLQATFTQNDQPVNSTVVDEEDIAQIVASWTGVPVNKLTESESELLLHLEDTLHQRLIGQEQAVSAVSRGIRRARVGLKNPNRPIASFIFSGPTGVGKTELAKALAAYFFGAEDSMIRLDMSEYMESHTVAKLIGSPPGYVGYDEGGQLTEAVRRKPYTVLLFDEIEKAHPDIFNMLLQILDDGHLTDAKGRKVDFKNTLIILTSNIGSKVIEKGGSGLGFDFDTQADASYNRIRTLVNEELKAYFRPEFLNRLDEIIVFTQLSRDEVKQIAEIMLREVSKRLTEKGIILEVSDRFKELVVQEGYNPSYGARPLRRAIMRLLEDSLAEALLSGQITDGDTAIIDVDDDSQVRVQKSEKRELLLANVG; via the coding sequence ATGTTTGAACACTTCACTTCCGAAGCCATTAGAGTAATTATGTTAGCCCAGGAGGAAGCACGTCGCCTGGGACACAATTTCGTAGGAACTGAACAAATTCTCCTGGGTTTGATGGGAGAAGGAACTGGGGTTGCTGCTAAAGTGCTGGCCGAGTTAGGCGTTACCCTCAAAGACGCACGTCGCGAGGTAGAAAAAATTATTGGTAGGGGTTCTGGCTTTGTACCACCAGAAATTCCTTTTACCCCCAAGGTGAAAAGCCTGTTTGAGCAATCGTTTAAAGAAGCTCATAGTCTGGGACAAAATTACATTAACACTGAACACTTACTCTTAGGATTGACCGAGGCTGGTGAAGGTGTCGCCGCCAAAGTACTGCAAAATCTAGGGGTTGACTTCAAGAGTGTCCGCAGTGCCATAGTTCGCCGTTTGGGTGAAAATGCACCGGCTTTCGCTGGTGGTGGTAATCAAAAGCGCACCCAACCGCTAACGATGGAAGAGTTTGGTAGAAATTTGACCAAACTAGCGCAAGAAGGCAAACTCGACCCGGTAGTTGGGCGCGAGAAGGAAATTGAGCGGGCGATCCAAATTCTCGGTCGCCGCACTAAGAATAACCCAGTGTTGATTGGAGAACCAGGAGTTGGTAAAACTGCGATCGCAGAAGGTCTAGCTCAACGGATTATCAACCAGGATGTTCCCGAAACCTTACAGGACAAGCAAGTTATCAGCCTCGATATGGGGTCATTGGTGGCTGGAACTCGCTTCCGTGGCGATTTTGAAGAACGCATCAAAAAAGTCGTGGAAGAAGTCCGCACTGTAGGCAATATCATCTTGGTGATTGACGAAATTCACACCTTGGTTGGCGCTGGTGGTACAGAAGGTGGCTTGGATGCAGCCAACATCCTCAAACCTGCCTTAGCACGGGGTGAACTCCAGTGCATCGGTGCAACTACCCTTGATGAGTATCGTAAGCATATCGAGCGCGATGCCGCCCTAGAGCGTCGTTTCCAACCGATTATGGTTGGGGAACCCTCAGTAGAGGAAACCATACAAATTCTCTACGGCTTGCGCGGCGCTTACGAACAGCACCACAAAGTCACAATTTTAGATGCGGCACTTGTAGCAGCAGCACAATTATCAGACCGCTATATTAGCGATCGCTTCTTGCCCGACAAGGCAATAGACTTAATTGATGAAGCTGGTTCTCGCGTTCGTCTGCGGAACTCTCAGAGTTCTCCGAATAAAGAACTGAAGCGTGAACTCACTGGCGTTACCAAAGCTAAAGAAGCAGCAGTCAGAGTCCAAGATTTTGACAAAGCTGGAAGCCTGCGTGACCAAGAGTTAGAACTGGCAGAACAACTGCAAGCAACATTTACACAAAACGATCAACCTGTCAACTCCACCGTCGTGGACGAAGAAGACATCGCCCAAATCGTTGCCTCTTGGACTGGCGTACCAGTCAACAAGCTGACTGAATCTGAGTCAGAGTTGCTGCTGCACCTAGAAGACACTCTGCATCAACGGCTCATCGGTCAAGAGCAAGCAGTTTCGGCTGTATCTCGCGGTATCCGTCGCGCCCGTGTCGGCTTAAAAAATCCCAATCGTCCCATTGCTAGCTTTATCTTCTCCGGCCCGACTGGAGTTGGTAAAACAGAATTGGCGAAGGCACTAGCTGCCTATTTCTTCGGTGCGGAAGACTCGATGATTCGCCTAGATATGTCCGAATACATGGAAAGCCACACCGTCGCCAAGCTAATTGGTTCGCCTCCTGGTTATGTGGGATACGACGAAGGCGGACAACTGACAGAAGCCGTGCGGCGGAAACCTTACACAGTGTTGCTATTCGACGAAATCGAAAAAGCTCACCCCGATATATTCAATATGCTGCTGCAAATCTTGGATGACGGTCATCTTACCGATGCTAAAGGTCGGAAAGTTGACTTCAAGAACACGCTGATCATTTTGACTTCCAACATCGGTTCCAAGGTGATTGAAAAAGGTGGTAGTGGTTTAGGCTTTGACTTCGACACTCAAGCTGATGCTAGTTATAACCGCATCCGCACCCTGGTAAATGAGGAATTGAAAGCTTACTTCCGTCCTGAGTTCCTTAACCGTCTCGATGAAATTATCGTCTTCACCCAGCTTTCTAGGGATGAAGTTAAGCAAATCGCTGAGATTATGCTTCGTGAAGTTTCTAAGCGCTTGACGGAAAAGGGAATTATCTTAGAAGTTAGCGATCGCTTCAAAGAGCTTGTAGTACAAGAAGGCTATAACCCCAGCTACGGCGCTAGGCCATTACGTCGGGCAATTATGCGCCTTTTAGAAGATTCTCTCGCCGAAGCACTGCTGTCTGGTCAAATTACAGATGGAGACACAGCGATTATCGATGTTGATGATGACTCTCAAGTGAGAGTACAAAAATCAGAAAAACGAGAATTACTCTTGGCAAATGTTGGCTAA